From Pseudoalteromonas sp. DL-6, one genomic window encodes:
- a CDS encoding aspartate-semialdehyde dehydrogenase, translating to MSQKYNVAVLGATGLVGRQIIETLEDRKFPVDQLFLLASSRSAGEDIKFRGESIEVRDVEGFDFSQAHIGLFSAGGSVSEKYAPIAADAGCIVIDNTSHFRNDFEVPLIVPEVNAASLADFRNRNIIANPNCSTIQMMLALKPIYDAYGIDRINVSTYQAVSGAGKEAVDELAKQTANLMNARPMENDIFPKQIAFNVIPQIDSFEDNGYTREEMKMVNETHKILGDTSIAVNPTCVRVPVFFGHSESINIETRMPYDFEHVKQLLSDAPGVELIDDAGDYPTAVSDASGNDTVYIGRLRADISHPHGLNMWVVSDNTRKGAATNSVQIAEELIANYM from the coding sequence ATGTCGCAAAAATATAACGTTGCCGTACTCGGCGCTACCGGCCTTGTAGGTCGTCAAATCATTGAAACTTTGGAAGATCGTAAATTTCCGGTCGATCAGCTGTTTTTATTAGCAAGCAGCCGCAGTGCTGGCGAAGACATAAAGTTTCGTGGTGAGAGCATAGAAGTACGTGATGTTGAAGGCTTTGATTTTAGCCAAGCGCATATCGGCTTATTTTCAGCAGGTGGCAGTGTGTCTGAAAAGTACGCCCCGATTGCTGCAGACGCAGGTTGTATTGTTATTGATAATACCTCACATTTTAGAAATGACTTTGAAGTGCCGCTAATTGTGCCAGAAGTGAATGCAGCGAGTTTAGCCGATTTTAGAAACCGTAATATAATCGCTAATCCTAATTGTTCAACTATTCAAATGATGCTTGCGCTTAAACCTATTTATGATGCCTACGGTATTGATCGTATTAACGTTTCAACCTACCAAGCTGTATCGGGTGCAGGCAAAGAAGCGGTTGATGAACTGGCAAAACAAACAGCCAACTTAATGAATGCACGGCCAATGGAAAACGACATTTTTCCTAAGCAAATTGCGTTTAATGTTATTCCGCAAATCGATAGCTTTGAAGACAATGGCTATACACGCGAAGAAATGAAAATGGTAAACGAAACGCATAAGATTTTAGGCGACACCAGCATTGCGGTAAATCCAACCTGTGTTCGCGTACCGGTGTTTTTTGGTCACTCTGAGTCAATTAATATAGAAACGCGCATGCCTTATGACTTTGAGCATGTGAAGCAATTATTGAGCGATGCACCGGGTGTTGAGCTAATTGATGATGCGGGTGATTACCCAACGGCTGTCTCAGATGCCAGTGGTAACGACACTGTATACATTGGCCGTTTACGTGCCGATATTTCACACCCACATGGATTAAATATGTGGGTAGTAAGTGATAACACCCGTAAAGGGGCTGCAACCAACAGTGTGCAAATAGCAGAAGAACTGATCGCTAATTATATGTAA
- a CDS encoding 4-phosphoerythronate dehydrogenase, producing the protein MKILADQNMPLVEQFFKDMGEVERFDGRQLTPEQLIDVDVLLTRSVTQVNSELLAQANKLSFVGTATIGVDHIDTDLLNAKNIDFTSAPGCNAIAVAEYVISSLFALSQENASPLSGKTIGIVGVGNIGSCLAQKLKALNVNLLLCDPIKHEQGLLIEHVELDELLAQSDIVTFHVPLVKTGKHKTLHMLDKTRLTKLKSGLTLINASRGDVIDNQALLEVMEAGAELDLVLDVWENEPNILTELLEHVRYASVHIAGHTLEGKARGTQMLYQRLCELKGMEANKSLSDFLPPAAIGCVTLASSFTEADIARLVHLTYDVRRDDGILLRHLADEGFDSLRKNYPTRREFSTVMVEGDSTELAVLAQLGFTTAN; encoded by the coding sequence ATGAAAATTCTTGCCGATCAAAATATGCCTTTAGTTGAGCAATTCTTTAAAGATATGGGTGAGGTTGAACGATTTGATGGCAGGCAATTAACTCCTGAACAACTTATTGATGTTGATGTACTGCTTACCCGCTCAGTTACTCAAGTAAACAGTGAACTATTAGCACAGGCGAACAAGCTAAGCTTTGTAGGCACCGCTACAATAGGTGTTGATCATATTGATACCGATTTACTCAACGCAAAAAATATTGATTTTACCAGTGCGCCTGGCTGTAATGCCATAGCCGTAGCTGAGTATGTAATAAGTAGCTTATTTGCATTAAGCCAAGAAAATGCCAGCCCGTTAAGTGGTAAAACAATCGGTATTGTGGGTGTAGGTAATATTGGCAGTTGTTTAGCGCAAAAGTTAAAAGCACTTAACGTTAATTTACTATTGTGCGACCCAATTAAGCATGAGCAAGGGCTATTAATCGAGCATGTTGAGCTTGATGAGCTATTAGCGCAGTCAGATATTGTCACTTTTCATGTGCCGTTGGTTAAAACGGGTAAACATAAAACCCTACACATGCTTGATAAAACACGCTTAACTAAACTTAAATCTGGGTTGACGTTAATCAATGCTAGCCGAGGCGATGTGATTGATAACCAAGCCTTACTCGAAGTGATGGAAGCAGGGGCAGAGCTCGATTTAGTGTTGGATGTTTGGGAAAATGAACCTAACATTTTAACTGAATTACTTGAGCACGTGCGCTATGCAAGTGTTCACATTGCAGGGCATACCCTTGAGGGTAAAGCGCGAGGTACGCAAATGTTGTACCAGCGCTTATGTGAGCTCAAAGGGATGGAGGCAAATAAGTCACTTAGCGACTTTTTACCGCCAGCAGCCATTGGGTGCGTTACCTTAGCGTCAAGTTTTACTGAGGCAGACATCGCTCGCTTAGTACACTTAACTTATGATGTTCGTCGCGATGATGGCATTTTACTGCGCCACCTAGCCGATGAGGGCTTTGACAGCTTACGAAAAAATTATCCAACCCGCCGTGAATTTAGCACGGTGATGGTTGAAGGTGATAGCACCGAGCTTGCCGTACTTGCCCAGCTTGGCTTTACCACAGCAAACTAA
- the fabB gene encoding beta-ketoacyl-ACP synthase I, whose product MRRAVITGIGVVSSIGNNKQEVLESLRAGKSGIAFNQEFADYKLRSNVSGKIDIDVKEHVDRKAMRFMGDAAAYSYISMAQAIEDAGLSDEQVSNERTGLLVGSGGGSSKWQVEAADILREKGVKRVGPYMVPRTMASTTSACLATPFKIKGVNYSISSACATSAHCIGHAVEQIQLGKQDVIFAGGGEELHWTLAMEFDAMGALSTKYNDTPEKASRTYDANRDGFVISAGGGIVVVEELEHALARGAHIYAEITGYGATSDGYDMVAPSGEGAARCMRQAMQNVDSIDYLNTHGTSTPVGDVKELGAIQEVFGGNSPMISATKAMTGHALGAAGVHEAIFSLLMLEHGFVAPSINIDELDEQASGLNIVTEAKDVELNTVMSNSFGFGGTNATLVMSKYKG is encoded by the coding sequence ATGAGAAGAGCCGTAATAACAGGCATCGGTGTTGTATCAAGCATCGGCAATAATAAACAAGAAGTATTAGAGTCACTTAGAGCTGGTAAAAGTGGTATTGCTTTTAATCAAGAATTTGCTGATTACAAATTGCGTAGCAATGTATCAGGTAAAATTGATATTGATGTTAAAGAGCATGTTGATCGTAAAGCAATGCGCTTTATGGGTGATGCGGCGGCTTACTCTTATATTTCAATGGCGCAAGCGATTGAAGATGCGGGTCTTAGCGACGAGCAAGTATCAAACGAGCGTACTGGTTTATTAGTTGGCTCTGGCGGTGGTTCATCAAAATGGCAAGTAGAAGCGGCTGATATTCTTCGTGAAAAAGGCGTTAAACGCGTTGGCCCTTACATGGTGCCACGTACTATGGCAAGCACCACTTCTGCATGTTTAGCAACACCGTTTAAAATTAAAGGTGTTAACTATTCAATTAGCTCAGCGTGTGCAACTTCTGCGCATTGTATTGGCCACGCGGTAGAACAAATTCAATTAGGCAAACAAGACGTTATTTTTGCAGGCGGCGGTGAAGAACTTCACTGGACGTTAGCAATGGAATTTGACGCTATGGGCGCGCTTTCTACTAAATATAACGACACACCTGAAAAAGCATCACGTACTTACGATGCAAACCGCGATGGTTTTGTAATTTCAGCTGGTGGCGGTATTGTGGTAGTTGAAGAACTTGAACATGCACTTGCTCGTGGCGCGCATATTTACGCTGAAATTACCGGTTACGGCGCAACCTCTGACGGTTACGACATGGTTGCCCCATCGGGCGAGGGTGCAGCACGTTGTATGCGTCAAGCTATGCAAAACGTTGACAGCATTGATTACTTAAATACCCACGGTACATCAACACCGGTAGGTGATGTTAAAGAGCTTGGCGCTATTCAAGAAGTATTTGGTGGTAATTCGCCAATGATCAGTGCCACTAAAGCAATGACAGGCCATGCACTAGGTGCGGCTGGCGTACACGAAGCTATCTTTTCATTATTAATGCTTGAGCACGGTTTTGTTGCGCCATCTATCAATATTGATGAGTTAGATGAACAAGCGTCAGGCTTGAATATTGTAACTGAAGCAAAAGACGTTGAACTAAACACGGTTATGTCTAACAGCTTTGGTTTTGGCGGTACTAATGCCACGCTAGTAATGAGCAAATACAAAGGTTAA
- the mnmC gene encoding bifunctional tRNA (5-methylaminomethyl-2-thiouridine)(34)-methyltransferase MnmD/FAD-dependent 5-carboxymethylaminomethyl-2-thiouridine(34) oxidoreductase MnmC, which yields MIKNAHIHFNDLGTPVANDFDDVYFSNDDGLAESHYVFYQQNSIDTRLQNHDREHFVIAETGFGTGLNFLNAWLQFSDHLQYSQVQNEQPNKVQRLHFISFEKYPLSVNDLKQALQAWPSLSHLSNQLVAHYPINLNGCHRLEFANGRVVLDLYFGDVLECINSMSYPQSGLVDAWFLDGFAPSKNPDMWQQSVFNAMVDISRSNATLATFTAAGFVRRGLNKAGFSMQKAKGFGRKREMLIGTLAQANPKQSAPAYFEHHPSALSSVAVIGGGIASSCILYSLAKRGIKSHLFCQDEKPAMGASHNVQGAVYPHLQAKNSPHSELFAHSFLYAKRLYNQLLNNGFLFDHQWCGVLQHAVKQPLADRHQNLADKQLWPEQLMRNVTADEGDAIAGVKTGYSGVFFEQGGWVNPPQLVCAMLDAAQQLNSFESLFNCHIEQFNKQPDGWYLTTQKQTFGPFSDVIICTGEHSDAFTQTKTLPIVGVRGQVSHVQASEQSRKLNTVLCHKGYFTPAYLDHHCMGATFEKNSKSREVTEQDNHTNREQLLSFYNNTEFATSLGDISSAKTAVRCSFIDHLPMAGEWVEQTDYTHAFANLRLGKRYQYQPLEKPQQGLHMFTGFGARALCSAPLSAEHLISSLNNEPRPLSERVSQAIHPGRFIVRDLIRNKI from the coding sequence ATGATAAAAAACGCCCATATACACTTTAACGACTTAGGCACTCCGGTTGCCAATGACTTTGACGATGTTTATTTTTCTAATGACGATGGCCTTGCCGAATCTCATTATGTGTTTTATCAACAAAACAGTATAGATACACGGTTACAAAATCATGACCGTGAACACTTTGTTATTGCCGAAACCGGTTTTGGTACTGGGCTTAACTTCTTAAATGCATGGCTGCAGTTTTCTGACCACCTACAGTACTCACAAGTTCAAAATGAACAGCCAAATAAAGTGCAGCGATTACATTTTATTTCTTTTGAAAAATATCCACTTAGCGTAAATGATTTAAAACAAGCCTTGCAAGCTTGGCCTAGCTTAAGCCATTTAAGCAACCAGCTCGTTGCTCACTATCCGATTAACTTAAATGGCTGCCATCGGTTAGAGTTTGCCAATGGCCGTGTAGTCCTCGACCTCTACTTTGGCGACGTACTGGAATGTATTAATAGCATGAGCTACCCACAAAGTGGGCTGGTTGATGCGTGGTTTTTAGATGGCTTTGCGCCAAGTAAAAACCCCGACATGTGGCAGCAAAGTGTATTTAATGCCATGGTCGATATTTCTAGAAGCAATGCCACATTAGCCACGTTTACCGCTGCGGGCTTTGTGCGCAGAGGACTAAACAAGGCAGGCTTTAGCATGCAAAAAGCCAAAGGTTTTGGCCGAAAACGTGAAATGCTAATTGGCACACTCGCTCAAGCCAACCCAAAACAATCAGCCCCCGCTTATTTTGAGCATCACCCCTCAGCGCTTTCAAGTGTGGCTGTTATTGGCGGTGGTATAGCAAGCAGTTGTATCCTTTATAGCCTCGCAAAGCGTGGCATAAAAAGCCACTTATTTTGCCAAGATGAAAAACCCGCAATGGGGGCATCGCATAATGTACAAGGGGCTGTGTATCCGCACTTACAGGCAAAAAATTCGCCACACAGTGAATTATTTGCCCACAGTTTTTTATACGCAAAGCGACTTTATAATCAATTACTCAACAATGGCTTTTTGTTTGATCACCAGTGGTGTGGTGTGCTGCAACATGCAGTAAAACAGCCATTGGCAGATCGCCATCAAAACCTCGCAGATAAACAACTGTGGCCAGAGCAGCTTATGCGAAATGTGACTGCTGATGAGGGCGATGCTATCGCAGGAGTTAAAACAGGTTACTCCGGGGTATTTTTTGAACAAGGCGGCTGGGTTAATCCCCCGCAGCTAGTCTGTGCAATGTTAGATGCCGCACAACAATTAAATTCGTTTGAAAGCCTATTTAACTGTCATATTGAGCAATTTAATAAACAACCCGATGGTTGGTACTTAACCACGCAAAAGCAAACATTTGGCCCCTTTAGCGATGTGATTATTTGTACTGGTGAGCACAGTGATGCATTTACGCAAACCAAAACACTTCCCATTGTTGGCGTTCGCGGCCAAGTGTCACATGTTCAAGCAAGCGAGCAATCACGTAAACTTAATACCGTGTTGTGTCACAAAGGCTATTTTACTCCCGCCTATTTAGATCACCATTGTATGGGTGCCACCTTTGAAAAAAACAGTAAAAGCCGTGAAGTGACCGAGCAAGATAACCACACTAACCGCGAGCAATTACTGAGTTTTTATAACAACACTGAATTTGCCACCAGCCTAGGCGATATTAGCTCAGCTAAAACCGCTGTTCGCTGTAGTTTTATTGACCACTTACCTATGGCCGGTGAATGGGTGGAGCAAACTGATTATACACATGCATTTGCTAATTTACGCTTGGGCAAGCGCTATCAATATCAGCCGTTAGAAAAACCACAACAGGGCCTACATATGTTTACCGGCTTTGGCGCGCGAGCATTGTGCAGTGCACCGCTATCTGCCGAACACTTAATTAGTAGTTTAAACAATGAACCTCGCCCACTAAGCGAGCGTGTAAGCCAAGCAATTCACCCAGGCCGTTTTATTGTTCGTGACCTTATTCGTAATAAAATTTAA
- a CDS encoding SDR family oxidoreductase: MSKTLVIGASGQIGKLTTQLLLEHQHPVVALVRDKSKLDDLNSDYLTIVEQDLENDFSDALRSCDHIIFAAGSGGNTGADKTLLIDLWAATKAINYAKEHAAKHFTMVSSIGADDPDAIQSDLKPYLVAKHMADRHLINSGLNYTIVRPGSLTDENASKLISTERPKERDKAIISRENVAHVLFTIATEQGSNRCIFEVFDGDKPIKAAIK, translated from the coding sequence ATGAGTAAAACATTAGTAATTGGTGCCAGTGGGCAAATTGGTAAACTAACCACCCAACTATTGCTTGAACACCAACATCCTGTAGTGGCTTTAGTGCGTGACAAAAGCAAATTAGATGACTTAAATAGCGACTATTTAACTATCGTAGAGCAAGATTTAGAAAATGATTTTAGCGATGCGCTGCGCAGTTGTGACCATATCATTTTTGCCGCAGGTTCAGGCGGTAATACCGGTGCAGATAAAACCTTACTTATTGATTTATGGGCTGCAACTAAAGCCATTAATTACGCAAAAGAGCATGCAGCTAAGCACTTTACTATGGTGAGTTCTATTGGTGCAGACGATCCGGATGCAATCCAAAGCGACTTAAAACCCTATTTAGTAGCTAAGCATATGGCAGATAGGCATTTAATTAATAGTGGACTCAATTACACCATAGTACGCCCGGGCTCACTCACTGATGAGAATGCCTCAAAACTTATTTCTACCGAACGCCCTAAAGAGCGCGATAAAGCAATCATTAGCCGTGAAAATGTAGCCCATGTTCTATTTACCATTGCCACAGAGCAAGGCAGCAATCGCTGCATATTTGAAGTATTTGATGGCGACAAACCAATAAAAGCCGCTATTAAGTAA
- a CDS encoding sulfite exporter TauE/SafE family protein — MDIFTAEHISPLISLLLIVLAGFTSFVSAAFGAGGGLMLLVVMASVMPMAVVVPVHGLVQLGSNANRLLLSITHLDKPMLLYFTLGGLIGAGLSSQVVSDINLDSMKLFVALFVIYLLWGTIPEFNKDSRLGRLLAGVITAFISTFVGASGPLVASYLHINHYDKLKFTATFSSIMTLQHSLKAVVYAGLGFSFWQWLPLTLAMILSGAIGTWLGIRLLKRLSVARFRVIFKVILTLLAIQLAWQGVSVMFT, encoded by the coding sequence ATGGATATTTTTACAGCTGAACACATTTCGCCTTTGATCTCGCTGTTACTCATTGTACTGGCGGGGTTTACTTCGTTTGTATCGGCCGCTTTTGGTGCGGGCGGCGGGTTAATGCTGTTGGTGGTAATGGCGTCGGTGATGCCTATGGCAGTGGTGGTGCCGGTTCATGGTTTAGTGCAGTTAGGCTCTAATGCGAATCGGTTGTTGTTAAGTATTACCCATCTTGATAAGCCGATGTTGTTGTATTTTACTCTGGGTGGATTAATTGGCGCGGGGCTATCAAGCCAAGTAGTAAGCGATATTAACCTTGATAGCATGAAGTTGTTTGTGGCTTTATTTGTCATTTATTTATTGTGGGGAACAATTCCTGAATTTAATAAAGACTCACGATTAGGGCGTCTATTAGCGGGGGTAATTACTGCATTTATCTCTACTTTTGTGGGGGCAAGTGGGCCTTTGGTGGCCAGTTACTTACATATTAATCATTACGATAAGCTTAAATTTACCGCGACTTTTTCAAGTATTATGACCTTGCAGCATAGTTTAAAAGCTGTCGTTTATGCGGGGCTTGGCTTTAGCTTTTGGCAATGGTTGCCGTTAACACTGGCGATGATTTTAAGCGGAGCCATTGGTACATGGTTAGGGATTAGATTACTTAAGCGGTTATCGGTGGCACGTTTTAGAGTTATTTTTAAAGTGATTTTAACCCTGCTTGCCATACAGCTTGCATGGCAAGGGGTGAGTGTAATGTTTACTTAA